The Engystomops pustulosus chromosome 1, aEngPut4.maternal, whole genome shotgun sequence genome has a window encoding:
- the LOC140092129 gene encoding tetraspanin-33-like — protein MRTSQVVKYSLFVSCYLFWVISGLLIAVGLYAKLCKETGVVDSLTADPAILMIVVGMLMFIITFFGCMGALRDVHLLLKIFASMLIIVLILQLVAAVLGFMFSGMVLDKASSVMSRAVIYYREDLDLQNFIDYIQKKFECCGVKSYRDWSTNIYFYCTDTNPSLERCGVPFSCCIKEKGQTVINTMCGYETQNLMSWQAEDRIYVDGCLDKIVSWGRGNLLFLGSIALGLIFLEIVVIGLAVVLIYQISFIMERRKSTAVVRTKSIAEDEIVPNMEQMHIEE, from the exons GTCATCAGCGGACTACTCATTGCAGTTGGACTGTATGCAAAACTCTGTAAAGAGACAG GTGTTGTGGATTCCCTTACTGCAGATCCTGCTATCTTAATGATCGTGGTGGGAATGCTTATGTTTATCATTACTTTCTTTGGATGCATGGGAGCCCTGAGAGATGTCCATTTACTGCTAAAAATA TTTGCTAGCATGCTTATTATAGTCTTGATACTTCAGCTTGTGGCAGCTGTTCTAGGCTTTATGTTTTCAGGAATG GTTTTGGATAAAGCTTCTTCTGTAATGTCGAGGGCAGTTATTTATTACCGAGAAGATCTAGATTTGCAAAACTTCATTGACTACATACAGAAAAAG TTTGAATGTTGTGGAGTTAAAAGCTACAGAGACTGGTCCACAAACATTTACTTCTACTGCACTGACACCAACCCAAGTTTGGAAAGATGTGGAGTTCCATTCTCTTGCTGCATCAAGGAAAAGGGGCAG acTGTTATTAATACaatgtgtggatatgaaacacagAATCTCATGAGTTGGCAAGCAGAGGACCGAATCTATGTGGATGGTTGCTTAGATAAGATTGTCAGCTGGGGTCGGGGAAACCTTTTATTCCTGGGATCTATTGCATTGGGCCTAATCTTTTTGGAG attGTTGTGATCGGTTTGGCTGTAGTCCTGATATATCAAATAAGTTTCATAATGGAAAGGCGGAAAAGCACTGCAGTGGTGAGAACCAAGTCAATAGCTGAAGATGAAATTGTCCCAAATATGGAACAAATGCATATTGAAGAATGA